The following are from one region of the Populus trichocarpa isolate Nisqually-1 chromosome 8, P.trichocarpa_v4.1, whole genome shotgun sequence genome:
- the LOC112328371 gene encoding probable glycosyltransferase At5g11130 encodes MEFPYWNRTLGADHFYVSCAGLGYESDRNLVELKKNSVQISCFPVPEGKFVPHKDISLPPLARITRASHAPGNRTVRYLVRHGGVKDSKLANELRNDSDFLMESEPSNEMTLVERLGSSMFCLFEDGADISGIGEALRFGCVPVMVTDRPMQDLPLMDVLSWQKIAVFVGSGGGIKEMKRVLDRTCKDDECEGTRRLGVAASQHFGWNEIPQPYDSFYMVVYQLWLRRHTIRYPRREFV; translated from the coding sequence ATGGAGTTCCCGTACTGGAACCGCACTCTCGGCGCCGATCATTTTTATGTATCCTGTGCTGGTCTGGGTTACGAGTCTGACCGAAATCTCGTGGAACTGAAGAAAAACTCGGTACAGATCTCTTGCTTCCCGGTACCAGAGGGTAAGTTTGTGCCTCACAAGGATATTTCCTTGCCTCCACTCGCGAGGATCACACGCGCATCACACGCTCCGGGGAACAGGACAGTGAGGTATCTAGTAAGACACGGTGGGGTCAAAGATTCAAAATTGGCCAACGAATTGAGAAATGATTCTGATTTTCTGATGGAATCCGAACCGTCCAATGAAATGACTTTAGTCGAGAGACTAGGGAGCAGCATGTTTTGTTTGTTCGAGGATGGGGCTGATATTTCTGGAATAGGTGAAGCATTGCGTTTTGGGTGTGTGCCTGTAATGGTAACTGACCGTCCGATGCAGGACTTGCCGTTGATGGATGTGCTCAGTTGGCAGAAGATTGCTGTTTTTGTGGGGTCCGGTGGTGGGATTAAGGAAATGAAACGAGTGTTGGATCGGACGTGTAAAGATGATGAGTGCGAGGGAACGAGGAGATTGGGTGTGGCGGCTAGCCAGCATTTTGGGTGGAATGAAATCCCGCAGCCGTACGATTCGTTTTATATGGTGGTTTACCAGCTTTGGCTTAGGCGGCACACAATTAGATACCCCCGGAGAGAATTTGTGTAG
- the LOC7487982 gene encoding folylpolyglutamate synthase isoform X2, whose translation MAEGDNNGSSKPTVTPYEEALDALSSLITKRSRADKSNNGDRFDVLFDYLKILELEEAISEMKIIHVAGTKGKGSTCTFTESILRNCGFRTGLFTSPHLIDVRERFRLDGKDICEEKFLAYFWWCYDRLKEKSTEDVPMPTYFRFLALLAFKIFSAEQVDVAILEVGLGGKFDATNVVQKPIVCGIASLGYDHMEILGNTLAQIAGEKAGIFKDGIPAFTVPQPDEAMNVLEEKASELNVHLQVAEPLDAKLLNGLKLRLEGEHQYLNAGLAIALSFTWLQRTGHHEFTHMEQASSLPEQFIKGLTTASLQGRAQIVTDQYINAESYGDLVFYLDGAHSPESMEMCARWFSLAIKEDSQKRTFNYPPQNNSESTIELVQEHHDERYGKSSMQVSTSRRRSLLQTHPCITRLDLMHYHQLILKLIYHGSLLFKEYGRISYRAIKEGRLSMRLLFVKKVKRMPK comes from the exons ATGGCAGAAG GTGACAACAATGGATCGTCTAAACCAACGGTGACTCCGTACGAGGAAGCCCTGGATGCTTTATCCTCTTTGATAACGAAACGCAGTCGTGCTGATAAGAGCAACAACGGAGATCGATTTGATGTGCTTTTCGattatttaaaa ATTCTGGAGTTAGAGGAGGCAATATCAGAAATGAAGATCATACACGTGGCAGGCACTAAAGGAAAG ggaTCTACGTGCACCTTTACGGAATCTATCCTACGTAATTGCGGCTTTCGTACTGGACTTTTCACATCACCTCATCTCATTGATGTCCGAGAAAGATTTCGTCTGGATGG TAAGGACATTTGTGAAGAGAAATTCTTGGCATATTTCTGGTGGTGTTATGATAGACTAAAG GAAAAATCTACAGAAGATGTACCAATGCCTACCTATTTTCGCTTTCTTGCTTTACTTGCCTTCAAGATATTTTCAGCGGAACAG GTAGATGTAGCTATTTTGGAGGTTGGGTTAGGTGGAAAGTTTGATGCAACAAATGTG GTTCAGAAACCTATTGTCTGTGGTATAGCTTCCCTCGGGTATGATCACATGGAGATTCTTG GAAATACTCTAGCACAAATTGCTGGGGAGAAGGCTGGTATCTTTAAG GATGGAATTCCAGCCTTCACTGTGCCTCAACCTGATGAAGCAATGAATGTTCTTGAAGAGAAGGCTTCTGAGTTAAAT GTACACCTTCAAGTGGCGGAGCCATTGGATGCCAAATTGCTGAATGGTTTAAAACTTAGGCTTGAAGGTGAGCACCAGTATTTAAATGCTGGTCTTGCCATTGCATTGTCTTTTACTTGGCTTCAAAGGACTGGGCATCACGAATTTACCCACATGGAGCAGGCT AGCTCACTTCCCGAGCAGTTTATTAAGGGGCTAACAACAGCCAGTTTGCAAGGGAGGGCTCAAATTGTCACTGATCAATACATTAATGCCGAGAGTTATGGAGATCTTGTGTTTTATTTGGATGGAGCCCATAGTCCTGAAAGCATGGAGATGTGTGCAAGATGGTTTTCTCTTGCCATAAAAGAAGACAGCCAGAAAAGAACCTTTAATTATCCCCCACAGAACAATTCTGAATCCACTATTGAATTGGTACAGGAGCATCATGATGAGAGATATGGAAAGAGTTCCATGCAG GTGTCTACTTCAAGAAGGCGCTCTTTGTTGCAAACACATCCGTGTATTACAAGGTTGGATCTCATGCATTACCACCAACTGATtctcaagttaatttatcaTGGCAGTTTGCTCTTCAAAGAGTATGGGAGAATCTCATACAGAGCGATAAAG GAGGGGAGGTTAAGCATGCGGTTGCTGTTTGTGAAGAAGGTAAAGAGGATGCCAAAATGA
- the LOC7487982 gene encoding folylpolyglutamate synthase isoform X1 — MAEGDNNGSSKPTVTPYEEALDALSSLITKRSRADKSNNGDRFDVLFDYLKILELEEAISEMKIIHVAGTKGKGSTCTFTESILRNCGFRTGLFTSPHLIDVRERFRLDGKDICEEKFLAYFWWCYDRLKEKSTEDVPMPTYFRFLALLAFKIFSAEQVDVAILEVGLGGKFDATNVVQKPIVCGIASLGYDHMEILGNTLAQIAGEKAGIFKDGIPAFTVPQPDEAMNVLEEKASELNVHLQVAEPLDAKLLNGLKLRLEGEHQYLNAGLAIALSFTWLQRTGHHEFTHMEQASSLPEQFIKGLTTASLQGRAQIVTDQYINAESYGDLVFYLDGAHSPESMEMCARWFSLAIKEDSQKRTFNYPPQNNSESTIELVQEHHDERYGKSSMQILLFNCMSVRDPQLLLPPLMKACASHGVYFKKALFVANTSVYYKVGSHALPPTDSQVNLSWQFALQRVWENLIQSDKGGEVKHAVAVCEEGKEDAKMSGRTCENSAVFPSLPLAIKWLRESVQRNRSVHYQVLVTGSLHLVGDVLRLVKK, encoded by the exons ATGGCAGAAG GTGACAACAATGGATCGTCTAAACCAACGGTGACTCCGTACGAGGAAGCCCTGGATGCTTTATCCTCTTTGATAACGAAACGCAGTCGTGCTGATAAGAGCAACAACGGAGATCGATTTGATGTGCTTTTCGattatttaaaa ATTCTGGAGTTAGAGGAGGCAATATCAGAAATGAAGATCATACACGTGGCAGGCACTAAAGGAAAG ggaTCTACGTGCACCTTTACGGAATCTATCCTACGTAATTGCGGCTTTCGTACTGGACTTTTCACATCACCTCATCTCATTGATGTCCGAGAAAGATTTCGTCTGGATGG TAAGGACATTTGTGAAGAGAAATTCTTGGCATATTTCTGGTGGTGTTATGATAGACTAAAG GAAAAATCTACAGAAGATGTACCAATGCCTACCTATTTTCGCTTTCTTGCTTTACTTGCCTTCAAGATATTTTCAGCGGAACAG GTAGATGTAGCTATTTTGGAGGTTGGGTTAGGTGGAAAGTTTGATGCAACAAATGTG GTTCAGAAACCTATTGTCTGTGGTATAGCTTCCCTCGGGTATGATCACATGGAGATTCTTG GAAATACTCTAGCACAAATTGCTGGGGAGAAGGCTGGTATCTTTAAG GATGGAATTCCAGCCTTCACTGTGCCTCAACCTGATGAAGCAATGAATGTTCTTGAAGAGAAGGCTTCTGAGTTAAAT GTACACCTTCAAGTGGCGGAGCCATTGGATGCCAAATTGCTGAATGGTTTAAAACTTAGGCTTGAAGGTGAGCACCAGTATTTAAATGCTGGTCTTGCCATTGCATTGTCTTTTACTTGGCTTCAAAGGACTGGGCATCACGAATTTACCCACATGGAGCAGGCT AGCTCACTTCCCGAGCAGTTTATTAAGGGGCTAACAACAGCCAGTTTGCAAGGGAGGGCTCAAATTGTCACTGATCAATACATTAATGCCGAGAGTTATGGAGATCTTGTGTTTTATTTGGATGGAGCCCATAGTCCTGAAAGCATGGAGATGTGTGCAAGATGGTTTTCTCTTGCCATAAAAGAAGACAGCCAGAAAAGAACCTTTAATTATCCCCCACAGAACAATTCTGAATCCACTATTGAATTGGTACAGGAGCATCATGATGAGAGATATGGAAAGAGTTCCATGCAG ATATTGCTGTTCAATTGCATGTCAGTGCGAGATCCTCAGCTGCTTCTTCCTCCTCTCATGAAAGCATGTGCAAGTCATG GTGTCTACTTCAAGAAGGCGCTCTTTGTTGCAAACACATCCGTGTATTACAAGGTTGGATCTCATGCATTACCACCAACTGATtctcaagttaatttatcaTGGCAGTTTGCTCTTCAAAGAGTATGGGAGAATCTCATACAGAGCGATAAAG GAGGGGAGGTTAAGCATGCGGTTGCTGTTTGTGAAGAAGGTAAAGAGGATGCCAAAATGAGTGGTAGGACTTGTGAAAATAGTGCGGTCTTTCCTTCTCTCCCATTGGCTATTAAATGGCTTAGGGAAAGCGTCCAACGGAATCGATCTGTTCACTACCAG GTCCTTGTAACCGGTTCATTGCATCTTGTGGGTGATGTGTTGAGATTAGTCAAAAAGTGA
- the LOC18101402 gene encoding delta-1-pyrroline-5-carboxylate synthase gives MSDLDRSRAFFNDVKRLIIKVGTAVVTRADGRLALGRLGALCEQIKDLSSLGYEVIVVTSGAVGLGRQRLKYRRFVNSSFSDLQKPQVDLDGKACAAVGQNSLMALYDTMFSQLDVTSAQLLVTDRDFKNKDFRKQLDETVQSLLALRVIPIFNENDAVSTRKAPYEDSSGIFWDNDSLAALLALELKADLLVLLSDVEGLYSGPPSDPRSKLIHTYIKEIHQSEITFGDKSRVGRGGMTAKVKAAVNAAYAGIPVVITSGYAPENIIKVLQGERVGTLFHQDAHLWALDKEVGGREMAVAARESSRRLQALSSQDRNKILLDVADALEANEKLINIENESDVVAAQEAGLEKSLISRLALKPGKIKSLANTIRVLANMDDPIGCILKRNELADGLVLEKTSSPLGVLLIIFESRPDALVQIASLAIRSGNGLLLKGGKEAKRSNAILHKVITTAIPDTVGGKLIGLVTSIDEIPDLLKLDDVIDLVIPRGSSKLVSKIKSSTKIPVLGHADGICHVYVDKSANIEMAKRVVLDAKVDYPAACNAMETLLVHQDLVHSGGLNELIADLRTEGVTLFGGQRACKELNIPEAHTFHHEYNSMACTVEIVDDEHAAIDHIHQHGSAHTDCIVAEDHDVAEVFLRQVDSAAVFHNASTRFCDGARFGLGAEVGISTSRIHARGPVGVEGLLTTRWILRGCGQVVNADQGVIYTHKDITM, from the exons ATGAGCGACCTGGATCGTTCTCGTGCCTTTTTCAATGACGTTAAGCGTCTCAttatcaag GTTGGGACCGCTGTTGTAACTCGAGCGGATGGAAGATTAGCCCTTGGAAGATTAGGGGCACTTTGCGAGCAG ATTAAAGATTTGAGTTCTCTCGGATACGAAGTTATCGTGGTGACATCGGGTGCTGTTGGACTTGGTCGCCAAAGGCTTAAATATCGAAGATTCGTCAACAGCAG TTTCTCTGATCTCCAAAAACCACAAGTCGATCTTGATGGGAAGGCCTGTGCAGCTGTTGGACAAAACAGTCTCATGGCTCTATATGATACAATGTTTAGTCAG CTGGATGTAACATCAGCACAGCTTCTTGTGACAGATAGGGATTTCAAGAATAAAGATTTTAGAAAGCAACTGGATGAGACAGTGCAATCACTGTTAGCTCTGAGGGTTATCCCTATATTTAATGAGAATGATGCAGTCAGTACTAGGAAAGCTCCATATGAG GATTCTTCTGGAATATTTTGGGATAATGACAGTTTAGCAGCTTTGCTGGCTCTGGAGTTAAAAGCTGATCTTCTTGTTCTGCTGAGTGACGTAGAAGGTCTTTACAGTGGCCCTCCAAGTGACCCGCGTTCAAAGCTGATTCACACATACATTAAGGAAATACATCAGAGTGAAATTACTTTTGGAGACAAGTCTAGGGTGGGTCGAGGGGGCATGACAGCCAAAGTAAAAGCTGCTGTCAATGCAGCTTATGCTGGCATCCCTGTTGTTATAACCAG TGGGTATGCACCTGAAAACATAATTAAAGTCCTTCAAGGAGAGCGTGTTGGCACCCTCTTTCATCAAGATGCACATTTGTGGGCCCTAGATAAAGAAGTTGGTGGACGTGAGATGGCAGTTGCAGCAAGGGAAAGTTCCAGAAGGCTCCAG GCCTTGTCTTCACAAGATAGGAACAAGATTTTGCTGGACGTAGCTGATGCGCTAGAAGCCAATGAAAAACTgatcaatattgaaaatgaaTCTGATGTTGTTGCTGCACAAGAGGCTGGATTGGAGAAATCCTTGATATCTCGGCTGGCTTTAAAGCCTGGGAAG ATTAAGAGTCTTGCGAACACTATTCGTGTGCTTGCTAACATGGACGACCCAATTGGTTGTATTTTGAAGAGAAATGAG CTGGCAGATGGACTCGTCCTGGAGAAAACCTCATCTCCTTTAGGTGTTCTCCTGATTATTTTCGAGTCTCGACCAGATGCTCTAGTGCAG ATAGCTTCATTGGCAATCCGAAGTGGGAATGGACTCCTCTTGAAAGGAGGAAAGGAGGCCAAGAGGTCAAATGCAATTTTGCACAAG GTAATCACTACAGCCATCCCAGACACTGTTGGTGGAAAACTTATTGGGCTAGTGACTTCAATTGATGAAATTCCTGATCTGCTTAAG CTTGATGATGTTATCGATCTTGTGATCCCAAGAGGCAGCAGTAAACTTGTTTCTAAAATAAAGTCATCCACTAAAATTCCTGTTCTTGGTCATGCTG ATGGCATTTGTCATGTCTATGTCGATAAGTCTGCTAACATTGAAATGGCAAAGCGTGTTGTCTTGGATGCCAAAGTAGATTATCCAGCAGCTTGCAACGCAATG GAAACACTTCTTGTGCATCAGGATTTGGTGCATAGTGGTGGGCTCAATGAGCTTATTGCTGATCTTCGCACTGAAG GCGTTACTTTATTTGGTGGACAAAGGGCATGCAAGGAATTGAACATTCCAGAGGCCCATACTTTCCATCACGAGTACAATTCTATGGCCTGCACTGTTGAAATTGTTGATGATGAGCATGCCGCCATTGATCATATCCATCAACATGGAAG TGCACATACTGATTGTATAGTAGCAGAAGACCATGATGTTGCTGAAGTCTTTCTACGTCAAGTTGACAG TGCTGCTGTTTTTCATAATGCAAGCACAAGATTCTGCGATGGGGCTCGATTTGGATTAGGTGCAGAG GTCGGAATAAGCACAAGCAGGATTCATGCTCGAGGCCCTGTAGGGGTTGAGGGATTGTTAACTACTAGATG GATTCTCAGAGGTTGTGGACAAGTGGTGAATGCTGATCAAGGGGTGATTTACACCCATAAGGATATAACAATGTAA
- the LOC7487980 gene encoding uncharacterized protein LOC7487980, with protein MDESYGNLPSSHLLGSVPAVVTEEKAKTIVNYEVPEASMQTFPPNINGGSGRGYQTLGSPPEGFEQQPPNNWKGVFSISSYMQYFNVDTDIVVNRLMSSFYPIGGDFFSKIDANPDLYGLVWVATTLIFVLASLGNLATYLIQKRTDHKSSWSFDVGYVNVAVFSVYGYAIVVPLAFYFLFRYLESNPKLIQFWCMWGYSLFIFVPSSFLLVVPVEAFRWIIILVAGVDSGMFVASNLKTLVEGNDLAIIVVAAFFLQLALAIFFKVWFFQ; from the exons ATGGACGAATCTTACGGAAATCTCCCTTCTAGCCATTTGCTCGGTTCAGTACCT GCCGTGGTCActgaagaaaaagcaaaaactaTCGTGAATTATGAAg TTCCTGAAGCAAGTATGCAAACCTTCCCTCCAAACATTAATGGAGGCAGTGGCCGCGGTTATCAAACTCTTGGAAGTCCACCCG AGGGATTTGAGCAACAACCACCAAACAATTGGAAGGGGGTATTTAGTATCTCATCATACATGCAATATTTCAACGTGGATACAGATATTGTTGTCAACAGATTGATGAGCTCTTTTTATCCTATTGGTGGTGATTTTTTCAGCAAGATTGATGCAAACCCTGATCT ATACGGACTTGTCTGGGTCGCAACTACATTGATATTTGTGCTTGCTTCTCTTGGAAACCTTGCCACCTACCTCATACAGAAACGTACTGATCACAAATCTTCTTGGAGCTTTGATGTTGGATATGTGAATGTGGCAGTGTTTTCAGTCTACGGCTATGCAATTGTGGTGCCGTTGgcattttatttcttgtttcgTTATCTGGAATCAAATCCTAAGCTGATACAGTTTTGGTGCATGTGGGGATAttctcttttcatctttgttCCAAGCTCG tttttgttgGTTGTCCCAGTTGAGGCTTTTCGTTGGATCATTATACTTGTTGCTGGTGTTGACTCGGGCATGTTTGTTGCTTCAAATCTCAAGACCCTTGTTGAGGGGAATGATCTTGCAATTATAGTGGTTGCAGCGTTCTTCTTGCAACTGGCTCTAGCAATCTTCTTTAAGGTTTGGTTCTTCCAATAA
- the LOC7487981 gene encoding PRA1 family protein A3 gives MDWGNVTAEDLIGALKEVDWTSPPRPLNEFFSRFTIPRSYSKWSSRLKCNSYYYRTNYFILILLILGVACILRPLAILATALSALSIAFLNDSFAATFSERVTRTVRKFSPHLAAKMRPRHMPVIRGRPSAKKSVYILGQPRLLFVLLFSAVSFVLWYASGSLLYISWALISGLLVIVLHASFKTPNLKARLNTFREEFRAVWRNYSDL, from the exons ATGGATTGGGGAAACGTAACAGCAGAAGATCTAATCGGTGCATTAAAGGAAGTAGATTGGACATCTCCGCCTCGTCCTCTTAATGAATTCTTCTCCAGATTCACCATTCCTCGTTCTTACTCGAAGTGGAGTAGCCGCCTCAAATGCAATTCCTACTA CTATCGGACAAATTACTTCATTTTGATACTGCTTATTCTTG GTGTTGCATGTATCTTAAGGCCACTGGCTATTCTAGCCACTGCGTTGTCGGCTCTAAGCATCGCTTTCCTTAATGATAG TTTTGCAGCTACTTTCAGTGAGAGAGTAACAAGAACTGTAAGGAAGTTCTCTCCACATTTGGCAGCAAAAATGAGGCCTCGGCATAT GCCTGTTATCCGTGGTCGTCCATCAGCAAAAAAGTCTGTGTACATTCTTGGCCAACCTCGTTTATTGTTTGTCCTTTTATTCTCAGCTG TCAGTTTTGTTTTGTGGTATGCTTCTGGCAGTCTTTTGTATATTTCATGGGCGCTCATAAGTGGCCTTCTTG TCATTGTGCTCCATGCAAGCTTCAAAACACCTAATCTGAAAGCACGCCTCAACACATTCCGTGAAGAATTTCGTGCAGTCTGGCGTAATTATAGTGATCTCTAA